In the genome of Cercospora beticola chromosome 2, complete sequence, one region contains:
- a CDS encoding uncharacterized protein (BUSCO:EOG092620CR) yields MSTEIDRDTNGHAAVEPAAPNGSLPSSPTNDSARPGTSGDASHGGGGVYDKRVEDVMYSDIGVNTLLNRLKQSIASARDFAQFLKKRSTLEEDQAKGLKRLTQTQLDNVRRADVRSGTYAQQLTEVLRIHDRMADNGMQFALSLHQMHEDLDVLSANMERGRKQGKHEGLAAEKNVSDLEAAMQKAKAKYESFAEDYDKARTGDTRAGRRLGIKGPKSAEQHEQDLLRKTQAAEAEYRAKVDEARTAREDLIRNQRPKFVKELEKYIKECDSALTLQLQKFATFNEKLLLGNGLLVQPLSDASNMQRSLRDLVLDIDNERDFNSNIGAEHHKIPARTHELVFEKSRVLEPKSQPLQKPTLAPQTPASSQPSLSVNTGTSQPGSSTSRLGGAPQQSSFAGPTSSFAGPASAGPHNQSPAPMSGSMPSSDPFRAASPPFSGNNNSSPYNPSTAPLRDTYNSTPPYPTHPNERAPPGYSGNTPIQSTGVISNSPHVAPAPQFQPSPTALSAGGRGRVFGVSLEDLFARDQSAVPIIVFQCIQAVDLFGLDVEGIYRQNGNIGQVNRLRHMFDTLQPNDPQLDFRNPSNFGHDVTAVTSLLKGFFRELPDPLFPKDGYTNFIESAQVDGDDARRDALHQCINDLPDANYATMRALVLHLHRVMQNEARTRMTAANLAVCLAPTLMGAHQGPHIQDASWQHTVLETILSNATAIFDED; encoded by the exons ATGTCCACCGAGATCGACCGCGACACGAACGGGCACGCGGCCGTTGAGCCCGCCGCTCCCAATGGATCACTTCCCAGCAGTCCGACCAACGATAGCGCGCGACCTGGTACCAGCGGCGACGCGTCGCATGGCGGGGGCGGCGTGTATGATAAGCGAGTGGAGGATGTCATGTACTCTGATATTGGCGTCAACACACTCTTGAACCGACTCAAACAGAGCATCGCCTCGGCGCGCGACTTTGCCCAGTTCTTGAAGAAACGATCTACACTAGAAGAAGACCAGGCGAAAGGACTGAAGCGATTGACCCAGACCCAGCTGGATAATGTTCGAAGAGCCGATGTTCGAAGTGGGACATATGCCCAACAGCTCACCGAAGTCCTGCGCATCCATGACCGCATGGCAGATAATGGAATGCAGTTCGCCTTGTCGCTGCACCAGATGCATGAGGACCTAGATGTGCTGAGCGCAAACATGGAGCGCGGGAGAAAGCAAGGCAAGCATGAAGGTCTCGCTGCCGAGAAAAATGTCAGCGACCTGGAGGCCGCCATGCAGAAAGCCAAAGCCAAGTATGAGAGTTTCGCGGAAGATTACGACAAGGCGCGGACGGGAGACACCAGAGCAGGCCGTAGACTGGGTATCAAGGGACCCAAGAGCGCAGagcagcacgagcaagaCCTGCTACGAAAGACGCAGGCTGCCGAGGCCGAGTACCGCGCCAAAGTGGACGAGGCGAGAACTGCGAGGGAAGATCTGATCAGGAATCAACGTCCAAAATTTGTGAAGGAGCTGGAGAAATACATCAAAGAGTGCGATAGCGCCTTGACACTGCAGCTGCAAAAGTTCGCCACATTCAACGAGAAGCTCCTGCTTGGGAATGGTCTTCTGGTACAGCCACTCTCCGATGCTTCCAACATGCAGCGCAGCTTGCGCGATCTGGTCCTGGACATCGACAACGAACGCGACTTCAACTCCAACATTGGCGCCGAGCATCATAAGATACCTGCTCGCACGCATGAGCTGGTATTCGAGAAGAGTCGAGTTTTGGAGCCTAAGTCGCAACCGTTGCAGAAACCCACTTTGGCGCCACAGACTCCTGCATCTTCACAGCCTTCGCTGAGTGTCAATACAGGCACGTCCCAACCTGGTTCGAGCACAAGTCGTCTGGGTGGCGCTCCGCAACAATCCTCCTTCGCCGGTCCAACATCATCCTTCGCTGGGCCCGCTTCTGCTGGTCCTCACAATCAATCCCCTGCTCCCATGTCTGGCAGTATGCCTTCATCGGATCCATTCCGCGCAGCTTCACCTCCATTCTCCGGAAACAACAATTCTTCACCATACAATCCATCGACAGCACCACTTCGCGACACATACAACAGTACACCGCCGTATCCTACACATCCCAATGAAAGAGCTCCACCTGGTTACAGTGGCAACACACCGATCCAGTCTACAGGGGTCATTTCCAATTCACCCCATGTCGCTCCCGCACCACAGTTCCAGCCTTCGCCGACAGCACTCAGTGCAGGTGGTCGCGGCAGAGTATTTGGTGTGTCTCTGGAAGACCTCTTCGCTCGTGATCAGTCTGCTGTCCCCATCATCGTCTTTCAATGCATACAAGCCGTCGACCTGTTCGGTCTCGACGTGGAAGGCATCTATCGACAAAACGGAAACATTGGCCAAGTCAATCGCCTCAGACATATGTTCGATACACTTCAGCCTAACGATCCCCAACTGGATTTCCGCAACCCCTCGAACTTTGGTCACGATGTGACAGCTGTCACCAGTCTGCTCAAAGGCTTCTTCAGAGAGCTTCCTGACCCTCTCTTCCCCAAGGATGGGTACACCAACTTTATTGAATCCGCTCAGgttgatggagatgatgcgAGACGAGATGCGCTGCATCAATGTATCAACGATTTGCCTGATGCGAACTACGCCACTATGAGAGCGCTAGTGCTGCATTTGCATCGTGTCATGCAGAATGAGGCCCGCACGAGAATGACTGCGGCGAATCTGGCTGTGTGCTTGGC TCCTACTCTCATGGGTGCCCATCAAGGTCCACACATCCAAGACGCTTCATGGCAACATACTGTATTGGAAACGATTTTGAGCAATGCTACGGCGATCTTCGATGAGGATTAG